In the bacterium genome, one interval contains:
- a CDS encoding ribonuclease HII produces WEYEQKVWSLHKTVAGVDEAGRGPLAGPVVAAAVLFHEPCELPGLRDSKKMSEKKREELFDRIRLQAQCYGVAACGERIIDRIGILQATYLAMKRALALLPIIPDEVLVDGRPAKIDRKHIALVKGDDRSFSIAAASVLAKVQRDRMMLTYHAMYPEFEFNLHKGYPTPRHKALLKQQEPCPLHRMTFSGVQYELFS; encoded by the coding sequence CTTGGGAATACGAACAGAAAGTTTGGTCGTTACACAAAACCGTTGCCGGAGTTGACGAAGCGGGACGCGGGCCGTTGGCAGGTCCGGTCGTCGCCGCGGCGGTACTCTTCCACGAGCCGTGTGAGTTGCCCGGACTGCGTGATTCAAAAAAAATGTCGGAAAAGAAACGGGAGGAGTTGTTCGATCGAATCCGGTTGCAGGCGCAATGTTATGGTGTTGCTGCGTGTGGCGAGCGCATCATCGACCGGATTGGCATCCTGCAAGCAACCTACCTTGCAATGAAACGAGCATTAGCACTCTTACCAATTATACCCGATGAGGTTTTAGTCGATGGCAGACCGGCGAAAATTGATCGAAAACACATCGCTTTAGTGAAAGGAGATGATCGTTCGTTTTCCATTGCAGCGGCGTCGGTGTTGGCAAAAGTCCAGCGAGACCGGATGATGCTCACCTATCATGCTATGTATCCTGAATTCGAGTTCAATCTACACAAGGGATATCCGACTCCGCGCCATAAAGCATTGCTCAAGCAACAGGAACCATGTCCCTTGCACCGCATGACTTTTTCCGGAGTGCAGTATGAATTATTCTCCTGA